From one Pseudanabaena sp. FACHB-2040 genomic stretch:
- the pilM gene encoding type IV pilus assembly protein PilM has protein sequence MNSLTSLFTPKPRGVGVELTPEKINVARLRKQGSKLKLETLASVDIAEGVYEEGQIVDTAAVAEALQTVLAESKLKVRQATTAIPGRAITRVIPVPAELDDQELREMVLNQEASLYLPFPRDEADVDYQKLGFFVDEDGIEKVQVLLVAVRKDITDSYIEAFRQAGLGLNVLETSSFALIRTIREQLRQFTPQEAAAIVDVEFESTEISIVVDGVPHFSRTVPIGTYQIQSALSRAMNLPPSRNTDLLQGMTVPASPMDTVGSPQMGGTNPGTAAMLRVLGELADELRRSIDFYLNQGEDMEVAQLLLAGPGGSIGQLDEFLAQRLSLPASQIDPISALSLDVTEDIPESQRAGLATVIGLGLREV, from the coding sequence GTGAATAGCCTGACATCTCTTTTCACTCCCAAACCTCGGGGCGTTGGTGTAGAACTCACGCCCGAAAAGATCAATGTTGCTCGCCTGCGTAAGCAGGGCAGCAAGCTGAAGTTAGAAACGCTCGCTTCTGTTGATATTGCAGAAGGCGTCTACGAAGAGGGGCAAATTGTCGATACAGCTGCTGTCGCTGAGGCCCTCCAGACAGTGTTGGCCGAAAGCAAGCTGAAGGTCAGGCAGGCCACTACAGCGATTCCGGGCCGCGCCATTACTCGCGTTATTCCGGTGCCTGCTGAGCTAGATGACCAAGAGCTGCGGGAGATGGTGCTCAATCAGGAGGCCAGCCTTTACCTCCCCTTTCCTCGGGATGAGGCAGACGTAGATTATCAAAAGCTAGGCTTCTTTGTTGATGAAGACGGCATCGAGAAGGTCCAGGTGCTGCTAGTGGCCGTACGCAAAGATATTACCGACAGCTATATAGAGGCTTTTCGGCAGGCTGGGCTGGGCCTAAACGTTCTAGAAACCAGTAGCTTTGCCCTGATTCGCACCATTCGCGAGCAGCTGCGCCAGTTCACGCCCCAAGAAGCTGCTGCCATCGTCGATGTTGAGTTTGAGAGCACTGAGATTTCGATTGTTGTGGACGGGGTGCCCCATTTTTCCCGCACCGTGCCTATCGGCACTTACCAAATCCAAAGCGCTCTCAGTCGGGCTATGAATCTGCCGCCCTCACGCAACACCGACCTGCTGCAGGGCATGACCGTTCCGGCTTCACCGATGGATACAGTCGGGTCTCCTCAAATGGGCGGTACCAATCCCGGTACGGCTGCTATGCTGCGGGTGCTGGGCGAATTAGCAGATGAGCTTCGCCGCTCCATTGACTTTTACCTCAACCAGGGAGAAGACATGGAGGTGGCTCAGCTCTTGCTAGCTGGGCCTGGCGGCTCCATTGGCCAGTTAGACGAGTTTCTTGCTCAGCGGCTCAGCCTGCCTGCCAGCCAGATTGACCCCATTTCAGCCCTGTCTCTAGATGTGACTGAGGACATTCCTGAGTCTCAACGGGCGGGTTTGGCGACCGTTATCGGCCTTGGCTTACGGGAGGTGTAG
- a CDS encoding PilN domain-containing protein gives MYGLDINFLNDRKELPAVQQTRRARTGGPVDRRPLLLGLLFAVGALGLVGGYWLVLRNQVGQLQAQNNQLDQELASLQSRLQAATVIQGQIDAIRAENQAFVSVFNQILPWSALLQDIRDRTPTRVQLTNINQTAGTTPEGQPEAVVPRAGGIEVQGVACSFNDINDFALVLQRSPLLQGNTVRLSRAEKQSELLDPQVEGTCPGTPAGAPEFLVDYTIQANLTDVPASQLIEELERQGTVGLVARLRALRETGVIE, from the coding sequence ATGTACGGACTTGATATCAACTTTCTCAATGACCGCAAAGAGCTGCCTGCTGTCCAGCAGACTCGGCGAGCGCGAACGGGTGGTCCAGTGGATCGCCGCCCGCTGCTGCTGGGGCTGCTGTTTGCTGTGGGCGCGCTCGGCCTAGTGGGTGGCTACTGGCTGGTCCTGCGCAACCAGGTCGGTCAGCTCCAGGCGCAAAATAATCAGCTTGACCAGGAGCTGGCTAGCCTGCAGAGTCGTCTGCAGGCCGCAACCGTGATTCAAGGGCAGATCGATGCAATTAGAGCTGAAAATCAGGCTTTTGTTTCGGTTTTTAACCAGATCTTGCCTTGGTCAGCTCTGCTGCAAGACATTCGCGATCGCACCCCTACCCGCGTACAGCTAACCAATATCAACCAGACTGCTGGCACAACGCCAGAAGGGCAGCCCGAAGCGGTTGTGCCTCGGGCTGGCGGCATTGAAGTTCAGGGGGTAGCCTGCTCCTTCAATGACATCAACGACTTTGCCCTGGTGCTCCAGCGGTCGCCGCTGCTGCAGGGCAACACCGTTAGACTCAGTCGGGCCGAAAAGCAAAGTGAGCTGCTAGATCCCCAAGTGGAGGGCACCTGTCCCGGCACCCCTGCAGGCGCACCGGAATTTCTGGTTGACTACACCATTCAGGCTAACCTAACCGATGTTCCGGCCTCGCAGCTAATTGAGGAACTGGAACGGCAAGGAACAGTGGGCCTAGTAGCCCGTTTGCGTGCCCTTCGAGAGACAGGAGTGATTGAGTAA